A stretch of the Panicum virgatum strain AP13 chromosome 9N, P.virgatum_v5, whole genome shotgun sequence genome encodes the following:
- the LOC120690529 gene encoding disease resistance protein RGA2-like: protein METMAMVPAAKRNAISGELAAFEAVDLGDAVKELESEMARMELLLRDSQTGEISNEQLPSALQELKQLHCEGEDVLDELNHYRLQQLVERGDPSGRDELIMHNSIVSIADVLCVPSERRQGMAYTIKEIVRQSCEITVPVYQALKLDRLCSTAMLDQSQSEISSARLTGSYVEEVKVYGRVKEREQIIELITSEIPGGGLAVLPIVGNGGVGKTTLVQLIYNDARVENHFGLKLWICVSNKFDLVRLTNEMLDYVTEEEHTSVKDFNQLQKMLRTNTQGRRFLLVLDDVWDTEDKWELLLEPLKHNQAARSFIIVTTRSQSISRLVSTVGSFNLDPLEENDFWLLFKSNACGNEKYHMPRKLKAIGRQIANKLKGNPLAAKTVGALLRKTLSTEHWMNILDNEDWKSLERTDGIMPALRLSYSHLPCYLQQCFYWCALFPKDHRFHEIELVEMWISQGFVCNKQPSKRLDEIGSQYIADLVNFGFLQYERNRMCDSNPYFVMHDLMHDLACLVSANECVTLDGSGSKQILPGILHLSILCSPHSSDYELLLERIEKQLYKQRAVGKLRTLLLIGVCQCWFLRLFQTIFREAKRLRLVFLTGRFLCYGNRSCSDLDYSVSDILHPCHLRFLNLDIAQLNRPQRRSQPQDMSKFYSLQVLDGSYEVVCKNLCNIVNLRHLGRNQWAHASIPYVGKMTCLQELEKFKVQNTAGFDIGQLERLNELVLLRVSHLENIESETEALRARLADKIHLNTLSLSWHESGVISGLSSPASAQCVLEALEPHPNLKHLQITGYMGVMSPSWLAANLSVTSLQTIHLENCKEWLTPPPLGKMQLLKKLTLIRMHAFKEILIPSLDELVLIEMSKLESLFCPEEQQLPSCLRTLHLEKCRKLTTCLPLQKISDEEMDHCFRNLHRLTIRDCPHVMVSCHAATLHNTCYADIDGSSKPQEIYKNAIGPALVSDELRMQDEKILPLGIQKWMTDDKILTFGNQKWMLDDKILPFGHQKRRSAHMRECPNLIPLALSEVTIEDCPGFLSPHVTSDANANHEGDLTTVCFFLPYLKSLKIVRCGIVGRWISQMLSHAQSIFMVLLTDCPNVKLLQVVCPLEKEDDNNLTPLSECPAAAVTTPDDFVLQIPTQVCSSLGNLKISNCRDLVLGAGKGGFAAFKSLKVLEISGCPSLVASMFRENGNPFPLSLESLYMDHLPAEVRLGENMRSLKDLEIWNSPRLKSLQLHSSCTALQYLVIRNCDQLAVLGGLEFLKLDILEISVSPSWDRKLEDSGQTSFLLPPSLGNISVYGLTDKIQPCLPSFLPCLKRMWVHDSPNLTSLHLGSCTSLECLTVVNCGSLSSLEGLHHIKKLRELTVLDCPDLVPHLELMLQQPWCQDLCSQLYDLTIDDCSILTVPICKRLTSLNMLTVGSWFHCFGNRNNHIQRMVGLTVEQDRALQCLASLNMLQLENCPNLLHLPADIHSLPCLGIIYIINCPAISKLPEKGLPPSLTLLSAVGCSQGLNEQCIMAGKDKFKVSIDGEYV from the exons ATGGAGACCATGGCCATGGTGCCAGCAGCAAAGCGAAACGCCATCTCTGGGGAGCTGGCAGCTTTTGAGGCCGTTGACCTCGGCGATGCTGTGAAGGAGCTGGAGAGCGAGATGGCAAGGATGGAGCTGCTGCTTCGGGATTCTCAGACCGGAGAGATCAGCAACGAGCAACTTCCTTCGGCTCTCCAGGAGCTGAAACAGCTGCACTGCGAGGGCGAGGATGTGCTGGATGAGCTCAACCACTACCGCCTTCAGCAGCTGGTCGAAAGAG GTGATCCCAGTGGCAGAGATGAGTTAATAATGCACAATAGTATTGTTAGTATAGCTGATGTGCTCTGTGTGCCAAGTGAGAGAAGGCAGGGTATGGCTTACACCATAAAGGAAATCGTTAGACAGTCATGTGAGATCACTGTTCCTGTGTATCAGGCGCTCAAGTTGGATAGACTGTGTTCCACTGCTATGCTTGACCAAAGCCAGAGTGAAATCTCAAGCGCGCGTCTAACAGGATCGTATGTTGAAGAAGTAAAAGTGTACGGAAGGGTTAAAGAGAGAGAACAGATCATAGAGCTAATAACAAGTGAAATCCCTGGTGGTGGTTTGGCAGTCCTGCCCATAGTAGGCAATGGAGGAGTGGGAAAGACAACTCTCGTACAGCTTATATACAATGATGCAAGGGTGGAAAACCATTTCGGGTTGAAGCTTTGGATTTGTGTGTCAAATAAATTTGATCTTGTGAGGCTGACTAATGAGATGCTAGATTATGTCACTGAAGAAGAACACACAAGCGTAAAAGACTTCAACCAGCTTCAGAAAATGCTCAGGACAAATACACAAGGAAGGAGGTTCCTACTTGTTCTAGATGATGTCTGGGACACTGAAGATAAGTGGGAGCTGCTGTTGGAGCCACTGAAGCATAATCAAGCAGCGCGCAGCTTTATTATAGTGACAACACGAAGTCAATCCATCTCACGTTTGGTAAGTACAGTGGGCTCATTTAACTTGGACCCTTTGGAAGAGAATGATTTTTGGTTGCTATTTAAATCAAATGCATGTGGTAATGAGAAATACCATATGCCTCGAAAGCTAAAGGCCATTGGCCGCCAGATTGCTAACAAGTTGAAAGGCAACCCATTAGCAGCAAAAACTGTTGGTGCACTACTGAGAAAGACACTTAGTACTGAGCACTGGATGAATATTCTAGACAATGAAGATTGGAAATCCTTAGAGCGTACTGATGGTATTATGCCTGCACTTAGGCTCAGCTATAGCCATCTACCCTGCTATCTACAACAGTGCTTCTATTGGTGTGCATTGTTCCCTAAGGATCATAGGTTCCATGAAATTGAACTTGTCGAGATGTGGATTTCACAAGGATTTGTGTGTAACAAACAACCAAGCAAGAGGTTGGACGAGATAGGTTCTCAATATATTGCCGACTTAGTCAATTTTGGTTTTCTCCAATATGAAAGAAACAGGATGTGTGATTCGAACCCTTACTTTGTCATGCATGACCTTATGCATGATTTGGCTTGTTTAGTTTCAGCAAACGAATGTGTTACATTAGATGGCTCAGGATCCAAGCAAATATTACCAGGAATACTTCATTTGTCTATCTTATGTTCTCCACATAGTTCTGACTACGAGTTACTGCTTGAAAGGATTGAGAAACAACTGTACAAACAAAGGGCAGTGGGAAAGCTGAGGACCCTACTGTTGATTGGAGTATGTCAATGTTGGTTTCTAAGGCTCTTTCAAACCATTTTCAGAGAAGCAAAAAGACTTCGTTTGGTATTTTTAACGGGAAGATTTCTCTGCTATGGTAATAGATCATGTAGTGATCTTGATTATTCAGTTTCTGATATTTTACATCCTTGCCATCTTCGATTTTTGAATCTAGATATTGCCCAATTAAATCGACCTCAGCGTCGATCTCAGCCTCAAGATATGAGCAAATTTTACAGTCTTCAGGTACTAGATGGTTCCTACGAGGTCGTTTGCAAAAATCTCTGTAATATTGTCAACTTGAGGCATCTTGGTAGGAATCAGTGGGCTCACGCAAGCATTCCTTATGTAGGCAAAATGACTTGCCTTCAGGAATTAGAAAAATTCAAGGTTCAGAACACTGCTGGATTTGATATTGGACAACTTGAACGGCTGAATGAGCTTGTACTACTCCGAGTTTCCCACCTTGAGAATATTGAATCTGAAACAGAGGCTTTGCGGGCAAGACTAGCAGATAAAATCCACCTCAACACATTAAGCCTGTCTTGGCATGAGAGTGGTGTAATTTCTGGACTTTCTTCCCCGGCATCAGCACAATGTGTGCTTGAGGCTCTTGAACCACATCCAAACCTCAAGCATCTCCAGATAACTGGCTACATGGGTGTTATGTCCCCAAGCTGGCTTGCTGCTAATCTCTCAGTTACCTCTTTGCAAACAATTCATTTGGAGAACTGCAAGGAATGGCTCACCCCCCCACCGCTTGGAAAGATGCAACTTCTCAAGAAGTTGACTTTAATCCGAATGCATGCTTTCAAAGAAATTCTTATTCCTTCTTTGGATGAGTTGGTCTTGATCGAGATGTCAAAGTTGGAATCATTATTTTGTCCAGAGGAGCAACAATTACCCTCTTGTTTAAGAACACTTCATCTAGAGAAATGCAGAAAACTAACTACGTGTCTACCTCTGCAAAAAATTTCTGATGAGGAGATGGATCATTGTTTTCGTAATCTCCACAGACTAACCATCCGTGACTGTCCTCATGTAATGGTTTCATGTCATGCTGCCACTCTTCATAATACTTGTTATGCAGACATCGATGGATCTTCAAAACCTCAAGAAATATACAAAAATGCTATTGGTCCTGCTCTTGTTTCAGACGAGTTGAGGATGCAAGATGAAAAGATTCTACCATTGGGGATTCAGAAGTGGATGACCGATGACAAGATTTTGACATTTGGAAATCAGAAGTGGATGCTGGATGACAAGATATTGCCATTTGGACATCAGAAGAGAAGAAGCGCACACATGAGGGAGTGTCCAAATCTGATACCCCTTGCATTGTCAGAAGTGACAATAGAAGACTGCCCTGGTTTTCTTTCACCACATGTTACATCAGATGCGAATGCCAACCATGAGGGGGATTTGACCACAGTGTGTTTTTTCCTCCCGTATCTAAAGTCTCTCAAAATAGTGAGGTGCGGTATCGTAGGAAGGTGGATATCTCAAATGTTGTCACATGCTCAGTCTATCTTTATGGTGCTTTTAACAGACTGTCCGAATGTAAAGCTATTACAGGTCGTTTGTCCCTTGGAAAAGGAAGATGACAACAATTTGACTCCATTATCAGAATGCCCAGCTGCTGCTGTAACGACACCAGATGATTTTGTGCTTCAGATTCCAACGCAGGTCTGTTCATCTCTGGGAAACTTGAAAATTTCCAATTGCCGAGACCTGGTCCTTGGTGCAGGAAAGGGTGGCTTTGCAGCATTCAAATCCCTGAAAGTGCTAGAAATTAGTGGGTGCCCCAGTCTAGTGGCGTCCATGTTCCGGGAGAATGGAAACCCCTTTCCACTGTCACTTGAGAGTCTCTATATGGACCATCTTCCAGCGGAAGTCCGACTTGGAGAGAATATGAGGTCCCTCAAGGATTTGGAAATATGGAACAGTCCACGGCTGAAGTCTTTGCAATTGCATTCGTCTTGCACAGCACTGCAGTACCTAGTAATAAGAAATTGTGATCAGCTGGCTGTGCTGGGGGGATTGGAATTTCTCAAATTGGACATCCTAGAGATTTCAGTTAGTCCCTCATGGGATCGCAAATTGGAAGACAGCGGGCAAACCAGCTTTCTACTGCCCCCTTCGCTCGGCAACATCAGTGTCTACGGTCTCACAGACAAGATTCAACCCTGCCTGCCGTCCTTCCTTCCTTGCCTTAAGAGGATGTGGGTCCATGACAGTCCAAATTTGACGTCTCTGCACCTAGGATCATGCACATCATTGGAATGTCTGACGGTTGTAAACTGTGGATCTCTATCTTCACTAGAGGGTTTGCATCACATTAAAAAACTCAGGGAGTTGACAGTGTTGGATTGCCCAGACTTAGTTCCACATTTGGAGCTTATGTTACAACAACCATGGTGCCAAGACCTGTGTTCTCAACTGTATGATCTTACGATTGATGACTGTTCTATCCTCACAGTACCTATCTGCAAACGCCTCACCTCCCTCAATATGTTGACGGTAGGCTCTTGGTTTCATTGTTTTGGGAATAGGAACAACCATATTCAGAGAATGGTGGGCCTAACGGTGGAACAGGACAGAGCACTTCAGTGCCTCGCCTCCCTCAATATGCTCCAACTTGAGAACTGCCCAAATCTCTTACATCTGCCTGCGGACATTCATAGCCTTCCCTGCCTTGGGATTATATATATCATCAACTGTCCAGCGATCTCAAAGCTACCAGAAAAGGGCCTTCCACCATCTCTAACACTTCTGTCGGCAGTTGGATGCAGCCAAGGGTTAAATGAGCAGTGCATAATGGCAGGGAAAGACAAGTTCAAGGTTTCTATTGATGGAGAATATGTGTAA